The DNA region CGATACCGAGTGAAAGGATACCTAAAAGGCTCTTTGCATTAACTCTGCGTTCTTCCTTTTCGATCCAGATTGAAGATTTGAATTCGTTAGCCTTCTGGATGAAAAATGTTGCTGGTCTTGCGTGAAGTCCTACCTGGTTCTGTACCATTACTTCTTTTACAAACATTATAAACTCTCCTCATAAATATTTTGGTTTCATTTATTATAAAAGATTATGCAAAAGCATTCTCTGAACTGTCCAAGCTTTAATGCATGGCAGTAACATATCAATTACCTTTAACCCTATTATACCGTGTAAATCCGAAGTAGTCAACGCATAAAACTGCCTAAGAACGCTTTTGAACTGAATTTTCTATGTATTGATTATGCGTAAATTATTTATCAGTCCGGTTTTTGTCGATTTTAACTAAAATTTATTAAACACTAACAACATTGGTTACAATAATATATTCACATTCACGTCTTATCTGTTATTTCATGGCTTTTAATGTAATTTTCATACATATCCGGTCTGCGGTTTTTGGTGATTTCGATGCTCATTTTCAGTCTGTAATCATCGATATTTTTGTGATGTCCCGACAAAAGCACTTCCGGAACTTTCACACCGTGCCACTCCTCCGGTCTCGTATACTGAGGGTATTCCAGAAGGCCGTTAAAATGGCTTTCATCCTGATAGCACAGCTCATCCGACAGGACACCTTCGCACATTCTTGATACAGCATCTGCAACGACCAGCGCAGGCAGTTCACCGCCAGTGAGGACATAATCGCCTATGGATATCTCCTCGTCAACTATTTCATCAAGGACACGCTGGTCAACACCTTCGTAATGGCCGCAGATTATCAGAATATTCTCAAGAGCTGCAAGCTCTATCGCTCTTTTCTGAGTAAAAACGTTTCCCTTCGGTGACATGTATATGGTATGCGGTTTTCCGCCCATTTCCTGACACACTGCCTCATAGCAGTTGAAAATAGGATCTGCCTGCATCACCATGCCCATTCCGCCGCCGTAAGGCGTATCGTCTACTCTTCGGTGCTTATCCTTCGTGTAGTCACGTATGTTGCGGCACGCAATATCCACCGCACCTTTTTTTCTGGCACGTCCGATTATACTTTCAGCAAGAACTGACTCACACATTTCCGGAAACAGTGTAGCTATCTCAATTTTCATTATCAAAAAGCCCCTCTAACGGTCTTATAGTCATTTTCTTATTTTCAATATCAGTGGTAATAACCACATCTGCGATTGCAGGAACGAGATATTCCTTTTCCCCGTCCCTGATGGCATACACGTCATTTGCTCCGGTCTGAAAAACGTCTTTTATAGTGCCGTAAACCTTGCCTGTATCAGCATCCGAGACCTCAATTCCGATAAGGTCCTTTATAAAATAAGTGTCTTCATCCAGTTCAACGTCATCACGTGAAAGATAAAGGACTTTTTCCCTGAGCTTTTCAGCTTCCTCCACAGTATTTATACCGGCAAACTTTGCAATCACCATGTTTTTGAATACTCTGGCGTTTTCGACCTCAAGTTCCTTTTTGCCCTCGCGGTCAAGATAAAGATAATCGAATTCACAGAGAAAATCGGCACTGTCGCACCACGGCATTATTTTCACATCGCCTCTCAGGCCGTGAACATTAACTATTTTTCCAGCTTCAAGAAAATTGTCTGACATGATATACCACCCGTTTCTATCAAAAAAACTGCCAGATGTCCTGAACATTGATCTGGCAGTATTGTTTTCATGTTTAATTGTATTCTCTGAAATTATTCAATTTCAAGAAGAACCTTTGAATTGTTTCTTGCTGCACCTGCGCGTAATACAGTTCTGATAGCCTTTGCTATTCTGCCCTGCTTTCCGATAACACGACCCATGTCGTCCTGAGCTACGTGAAGATGATAAACAATAACACCCTCTTCATTAGGTGCGTCTTCTGATATAGTTATTTCCTGCTTGTTTTCAACAAGGCCTTCAACTATTGCTAAAAGCAGTTCTTTCATATC from Ruminococcus sp. HUN007 includes:
- a CDS encoding HPr family phosphocarrier protein, whose amino-acid sequence is MFVKEVMVQNQVGLHARPATFFIQKANEFKSSIWIEKEERRVNAKSLLGILSLGIVGGTSIKIIADGADEVVAVEALVDLVTNGFSEQG
- the trmD gene encoding tRNA (guanosine(37)-N1)-methyltransferase TrmD produces the protein MKIEIATLFPEMCESVLAESIIGRARKKGAVDIACRNIRDYTKDKHRRVDDTPYGGGMGMVMQADPIFNCYEAVCQEMGGKPHTIYMSPKGNVFTQKRAIELAALENILIICGHYEGVDQRVLDEIVDEEISIGDYVLTGGELPALVVADAVSRMCEGVLSDELCYQDESHFNGLLEYPQYTRPEEWHGVKVPEVLLSGHHKNIDDYRLKMSIEITKNRRPDMYENYIKSHEITDKT
- the rimM gene encoding ribosome maturation factor RimM (Essential for efficient processing of 16S rRNA), with protein sequence MSDNFLEAGKIVNVHGLRGDVKIMPWCDSADFLCEFDYLYLDREGKKELEVENARVFKNMVIAKFAGINTVEEAEKLREKVLYLSRDDVELDEDTYFIKDLIGIEVSDADTGKVYGTIKDVFQTGANDVYAIRDGEKEYLVPAIADVVITTDIENKKMTIRPLEGLFDNEN
- a CDS encoding KH domain-containing protein translates to MKELLLAIVEGLVENKQEITISEDAPNEEGVIVYHLHVAQDDMGRVIGKQGRIAKAIRTVLRAGAARNNSKVLLEIE